The sequence GCCGCAGCCTCGAATCTGGATGTTTTAGTTGATTCTCGATATAAGCAGAGGCAAATCTCAGATCGTCAACCGCTTCGTGTTTCCTGGAGGGTTCGTGAATAGCGATCGCGTAGATGGCACCTCCGTACGCCTCTAGTATTTCACTAACGGGTTTGCCGTCTTCGAGTTCCTTGTCGATTGCCGGCAATTTAACGCTGAACCAGTGTTCGCGCTCATTGTGACTCATTTCCGATGCCATGTGAGCGAGTTCAAGGTTGCCGATTTCGAATCTTTCAAATTCGACGTGACTGGCGTTAGTCGCTTCGCTTGGGTCTCTTGCGAGCGAACCATCTTCATCTCTCAGAAGTTCATGATTTTCATCTTTTGCGTGATTGTGATCGCGTTCGAATACCGTATCCAACGGTACAAAATGATCGGAAGGTTCAAGCTGGCTTAACTCGTGAGCAAGGTTCGCTATATCGGTCATTGTTCCCTCAAAGCGCTCTTCTTTAGACTCTTCGCTGAATGTCCTATCGCCGGAATCTAAAAATTCAGTTTTACCTTCCAATGACTGGTAGATCCAATTGAAGACCCTTAACTGAGTTTCACGGTCGACGTCAGAACCCGCGATCTTTTGGCCGTATTCGACTATCTGGGGAGCAAGTTCGGCGGCTTTTGATCTGTCTCCGGTTATATGTTCCAACTTCTTTACCGCATACTGATTGGTGGCGATATTCAACCCAGCGGTAATGGTTAGCTTTTCTTTGGGAACGATAACCGCGTTACCGGATACTGTGGCTCCGCGTTCGTAAAGATCCCGGGCGAATTGGGAATGTTGGTTCAAGTACGAGGCGTGTTCATATCGGCTTCGACCATCAGCTTGGTCTATGCGGGCCAGTAGCAAGTCCGATTTACTGACGGAATGTATCTCGTTAATAGCTCTTTGGGTCCTCGGATTAGGAATATCGACCGATCTTGTCATTGATGGTGAGTGCTCTGTTTTGCCATTGGTTCTGTCATGAAGCAATACCCGTTGTTGGACCTTCTCGATCGCCAGCTTAACGACATCGGCATGACACATCTCACCGGCGCGACAGAAACAGGAAACAACGATCGGCTGTCCGTTGACCTCCCTCCATTTTCAGCGCCGGTCTAAATTGGAGAAATTCGAGTCTCTAAGTATTGCTTAACCACCTCGTTCGGGGTCAGGCCGCACAGCGCGCTGTGCGGCCTGAAGCCGTTGTAGTCATCCTTGAACGCCGCGATCTTTTCCTTCGCGTCGTCAAGCGAAAGGAACCAGTTGACGTTCAGACATTCGTCCCGGAAGCTCCCGTTGAACGATTCGATGAACGGGTTATCCGTTGGTTTTCCGGGCCGGGAGAAGTCGAGCGTGACTTTGTTCTCGTACGCCCACCGGTCGAGTACCTTCGAAACGAACTCGCGCCATTATCCACCTGGATCCGTTTTGGCACAATACCTCGTGCCAACTTGATCCGCTCCATTACGTCGACGACGTCAGACCCCTTCAAGCTTTGCCCGACCTCGATCTCGACGCATTCACGACTAAAATTATCGACTAAAGTTAATGCCCTGAATCTTCGCCCGTCGAACAACTGATCCGCCACGAAATCCATGCTCCAACACTCGTGCGGACCGCCGAGCACCGGACGCTCCATCCGGTGTGCCGCCGCCTTCGACCTTCGCGGCCTCTTACTTCGCAGATTTAGCCCTTCTTCCTTGTAAATACGGTATGTCCGCTTCCGGTTGTCCGCCCAACCTTCCCGCCTGAGCAGTATGTGTATCCGATCGAATCCGTATCTCACTCTCGTCTCCGCGATCTCTCTGATCCAGCGCCTTATCGCCTGATCGTCACGCCTGTGACCGACATAATGCAACACCGTCCTCGATACCATCATCACCGAGCAAACTTTCCGCTCCGAGATACGGTATGCATCCAGCAGCTTCCTTACCAACTTCTTCCGCTCTCCGGCCTTCAGACACTTTTTTTAACACGTCCTGTAGCATCTGCTTGTCCAGCGTCAGATCCGCCACGATCCGCTTCAATCGGGCGTTCTCTTCTTCGAGTGAGCGCGACCTTCGCAACTCCGCCGTCCCGAGCCCCTCGTACTTCTTCTTCCAGTTGTAGAACGTCGCCTCGCTGATCCCCATCTTCCGGCACACTTCTGCTACCGAAACCCCTGTGTCCGCCTGCTTCAACGCGAACACGATCTGCTGCTCCGTGAACTTCGATCTCTTCATGGTAATTATGTCTCCTCATACTGTCACAATTACCCGAATTCCTCTATTTTACATTGGCACTGTTTTTCGGGGGGAGGTCAATTCGATCAAGTCGGCTCGCGATGGCAAGTCCAGATCGGGGTTAGATTCAGTTTTTAGTGGGGTATGACTCATTTAGGCAAGTCACGGAGAAGTGATAATGAACACACGAAATGCACGGAGACTCCCCCGCACTTTTTTCTTCTTATTCACCCTCATCTGGTTATCTCTATCATGCCGTCAGGAACAACCAAAACAGTCCTTACAGATCAATGATTACTTTGGTCGCTCAGTATCACTCAGCGCACCTGCCGAACGGATTATTCCGACATACTATGTCGAAGCCGAAATACTCTGCGCTTTAGGCATGAAAAGCAAAATTGTTGGAATAGGCTTCATTCACAACGATTCAAAGTCTCCACAATCTTATATTCTGAATAAGTTCATGCCTGAGACTTATTTGCTTCCGCAGATCGGTCGGGGTAAGGATATTAACATTGAGAGGGTGATCGGCTTAAAGCCGGATCTGATTATTTGTGAAAATCAACAAGAAAATATTCGAAATTTAGAAGATCTTGGCTTTACGACCATTGCACTCTTTCCAAGAAGACTAGCCGATGTATTTGCCGAAATAAGAGCCTTAGGTCACCTAACCGGAGCCGACGACCGCTCCCGAAAACTGGAAGGACATCTAAGGCAAGCTGTCGAAAAGGTACGACAACGCACCGATGGGTTTCCAGACGAAAAACTGCGCAAGCTGTACTATGTGCGCTCAGATCTTCTGACAACGGTAAATGACCCCGGGCACAATGAGATTTTCCGAATATGCGGGGGAAAGAACGTAGCTGATGTTGACTTTAGTCCCTATTCGGTGACCATTTCGCTTGAAAACCTCCTTCAATGGAATCCGGCCACGATAATTATCAGAGATAGGTCGCCACTTACCCCAGCAGATATTTTGCAGGACAGTCGACTCAGCGATCTGGACGCGGTCAAGAACAACCAGGTCTTCAAAGAACACTCCGGTTGGATTGAATTCCGAATGGAGGCAGTTTTCGGGATAATCGAGAAAGCGAAATGGCTCCATCCCGATATTTTTCGCGACTTGGATGCTTCTGAAGAATTTGAAGATTTTGAGAACCTAATCCGTGAGTTCAATGAATGAAACCGAATCGTGCACCCCTCCTAGTAGCCCTGCTCTTATTGCCCATCTTCGCTGGTTCAGTATCACTGTTACACGGAGCATACTCTCTAGAACTTAAAGATATTCTAAAAATTCTGCTTTCGACGCTCCTTCCTGTTGAGCGAACATGGAGTAGCTCGGATGAAACTGTACTGCTATATGTTCGGTTGCCTCGGATATTGCTGTGCGCACTCGTGACCTGCTCCCGTAAAATTACCCCAAGTGGAAAGCAAGAATCAAATAGAATGGAGGAAGGTTCTTGCAATGAGGAAAAAGTATACGGAAGAGCAGATCGTGGGGATCTTGCGAGGGGCGGAGGCGAGCGGGAAAGGCGTTAAGGAATATTGCCGTGAGAAGGGAGTGCACGAGACGACGTTCTACGGGTGGAAGAAGCGGTTTGGGTCGATGGATGTCGAGGAGGTACGGGAGTACCGAACGCTGGTGCAGGAGAACGCACGGTTGAAGCGTCTGCTGGCTGAGCGCGATCTTGAGATCGACGCGATCAAAGAGGTGCTTAAAAAAAAGTGGTAGGCGTGTCGGACCGGCGAGAGGCAGCGAGGATAATGATCGGTGCGGGCGTGAGCGAGCGGTTTTCGTGTGCTTTGTTGGAGTTGGAGCGAAAGAGCTATCGGTACGAGCGGCGAGAGCGAGCACCTGACCCGATCTCAGAGCGGATAAAGGAGCTGGCGCTTGCTTATCCGCGATTCGGGTATCGGCGGATATGGGCGATCTTTGCGACGGGCCGGAGAGGTGGTGAACATCAAGCGTGTGCATCGCTGGTGGAAGAAGCTGAAGGCTGCGACTTGCGAGGAAAAGGCCGAAAAGACGGCGTCAGGACGTGCAGATGATCGTTCCAAAGGCCGAGAAGGCGAACCAGGTGTGGACTTACGATTTTGTATTCGATCAGGCAGTTTCGGGGCGAAAGCTGAAGATGCTGACGCTGGTTGATGAATACACGAGGGAATGCCTTGCGGTCGAGGTCGCATCATCGATCACGGCGAGGGGCGTGAGACGGGTGCTTGAGCGGGTTTGCCGCGAGAGAGGATGCCCTCAGATGATCCGCTCGGACAACGGCAGCGAATTCATCGCCGGGGCGACCCGCGAATGGCTCTCGGCAAACAACATTCAGCCGATGTTCATCGCACCGGGCAAGCCTTGGCAGAACGGCAAATGCGAGAGCTTTAACGGCAAGCTGCGCGATGAACTGCTGGGCCAAAGGTGGTTCAGTTCGATGTGGGAAGCACGGGTAGTGATCGAAAGCTGGCGGAAATTCTACAACACGACGCGCCCGCATTCGTCGCTTGGCTATCTCACACCCGCCGAGTTTGCTGCCAGCCTCGCCTCTGGCTCGGCTGCCACCAAACTCGATCACGATCCGACGGCAGTTAGACCAAAAACACTAGCTTTCCACCTGGGGTAAAAACAGGGGGCTGGACACTCGTTGGTTCGACGCTTTCCGTTGCCGGTGCCGTCCTTCAAGCCGTTTTCAGGAATCCGTTGGTTAGTCCCTATCTGCTTGGTATCTCTTCCGGGGCTTCTTTCGGAGCTTCAATTGTCATCGTTCTTCTTAACTCGTTCAATCCATTATTAATCCATTCCTCTGCGTTTGTCTTCGGTGGCCTCGCTGTGACGGGTGCCTACCTAATTTCAAAAATGTATGGACAAAGGGATAATACGATTCTGGTGCTGTCAGGAGTCATTATCACGAGTTTTTTTTCTGCCCTCGTCGCGCTTCTTCAATATTTCACCGAACAGGATAAGCTTCAGGCAATAGTCTTCTGGATGATGGGCAGCTTCTCGTCATCGCAGTGGAGACATATTGTCCAAGTAATCCCTTTTGTACTCGTCGGATGTCTATTGCTGCCTTTCCTAAGCTGGAGAATAAATGTCATTTCTTTGGGGGATCAGGAGGCTCAATCACTAGGCGTCAACCCGGAAAGGTTCCGGTTGCTACTTATTCTAATAACGACGTTGATGACCACTTCCGTTGTTTCTGTTGCCGGCCCCATTGGTTGGGTAGGACTGATCATCCCGCATATTGTCAGAATTCTCGTTGGCGCTAACAATCGGGATATTCTTCTCGGAAGCATCGGATTGGGCTCCACGTATTTGATAATTGTTGACTTCTTATCACGAAATCTGTACGGATTTGAAATTCCGGTGGGCATCATTACGGCGTTGGTGGGCTGTCCTTTTTTTATCTACCTGATCCACAGAGGGAGGCAAACTGTATGGTAGACCTCGAAGTTCGAAATCTACGCGTTCAGCTTAAAAAGAAGATCATCATCCAGAATCTTGGATTCCAAGTGAGCAGCGGGGTCCTCGCTATTCTCGGCCCCAATGGAGTCGGGAAGTCCACATTGTTAAGAACGATGATTGGCTTCCTAAACCCGATAGACGGAGACGTTCTTATTTCCCAAAGGTCCGTATTCGAAACACCTCATATCGAACGGGCTAAGACGATAGCGCTGGTTCCACAGGAGCACCATCCGGCCTTTTCTTATTCCGTCGAAGACTTGATATTGATGGGTCGAACCCCCTACCTTCGAGCGCTCGGCTTCCCTTCGAAAGACGATAGAGCTATCGCCGAATCCGTAATGGAGCGGTTACAGATCATAGACCTGCGGTATAGGAACTATACAACACTAAGTGGAGGCGAGCGTAGATTGGTTCTGCTCGGTCTGGCACTATGTCAGCAATCGAAAATTATCCTTCTGGATGAACCGACGATATTTTTGGATATCAGGAACACGTACCGGGTTTTATCATTGATTGTTGACATCGCAGCTAAACAGAACGCACTCGTGGTGATCACGACCCACGACATTAATCATGTGACGGAGTGTGCTGATCAGGTTTTGATGATGTTCGATGAGAACCAATACGCTTTTGGGGCCGTAGCCGAATTAGTAACCAAGGCCAACCTTAAACGGCTATACAATATGGATTTTGAGATTGTTGTCAGACAAGACGGAAGGCGATTTGTAATGCCTCAGTCCGGTTGATCATGTTGAGTTGTCAGGGTCCTCCCATAGCTCTTCTTATAACTCCCATGAAATCGAAAGAGTTTTTTGTCCTAGAAACTTGACGGGCTCAAACAGTCTGCAGATTGGAGAGTTACTCTCGTTGCCCGGCCTCGATTGGACTTCATTGTAATACTCAGGAGAAATCTGAGAAATTCGCGTTATCTGTAATTCACGACCTAATGATTGTGAGATGTGACTGTTGTGGCAATGCCTTTGAAGAAGAGGAACTTATCGAGCATTTGCTCTACAAAATTGAACTGATTCGCTGCGGTTTGCCAACCAATGTTGATGATGCATACAAATATTTTCGGAACAACTACGCTGAAGACGAGGATGTGATCAAGTGTATGCGTACTGATGTTCATAGAGCGTCTTACAACTAACCAAGCTCTATTAAGGATTTGAATTTGTGAATTGTATGCGGCCCTGTTCCGTAAGTCCAAGAATTCCGAGCTGCTCGGGCGTTGGTGTGCCGGATACATTCTTGAGTTGATCAAACTCTATGGCCGGGCCCTTCCATCTTCGGCATTGTTCCGGGGTTAATACATAAAACCAGGATGGAGCCTCATCGCGAAGTTTACCCGTGGGAATTGCCCAGATCGTTACATATTTGGCGTTGACGGCAGTATAGAGATAGTAGTAATTCCTGCGATTCAGCGTTCTGTTGTCATTAGAAAGATTTCTTGGTTGCTTCTGATCCCAGACAACTCCTTCCATTTGCTTTAGATCTTTGGGGAAGGCTCCTCTTTTTTGATTGAACGTTAACAGATCCCGCATCATCCTATCCACCGCTTCAAAAGGCAGGTCTGCCTGGTTTTTCATCTCCGTTGCCCAGAGCGAATAGATATAAACTCCGGCCACGAGCACAAGTGCCAGAGGCGTAAGAATAAGAGAGATCTTGAGGCGATTGATCATAACGTGACTCAAAAGGAAGTTTTGGCTGTCCAGCCCCCTGTTTTTACCCCAAGTGGAAAGCTAGTGTTTTTGGTCTAACTGCCGTCGGATCGTGATCGAGTTTGGTGGCAGCCGAGCCAGAGGCGAGGCTGGCAGCAAACTCGGCGGGTGTGAGATAGCCAAGCGACGAATGCGGGCGCGTCGTGTTGTAGAATTTCCGCCAGCTTTCGATCACTACCCGTGCTTCCCACATCGAACTGAACCACCTTTGGCCCAGCAGTTCATCGCGCAGCTTGCCGTTAAAGCTCTCGCATTTGCCGTTCTGCCAAGGCTTGCCCGGTGCGATGAACATCGGCTGAATGTTGTTTGCCGAGAGCCATTCGCGGGTCGCCCCGGCGATGAATTCACTGCCGTTGTCCGAGCGGATCATCTGAGGGCATCCTCTCTCGCGGCAAACCCGCTCAAGCACCCGTCTCACGCCCCTCGCCGTGATCGATGATGCGACCTCGACCGCAAGGCATTCCCTCGTGTATTCATCAACCAGCGTCAGCATCTTCAGCTTTCGCCCCGAAACTGCCTGATCGAATACAAAATCGTAAGTCCACACCTGGTTCGCCTTCTCGGCCTTTGGAACGATCATCTGCACGTCCTGACGCCGTCTTTTCGGCCTTTTCCTCGCAAGCTGCAGCTTCAGCTTCTTCCACCAGCGATGCACACGCTTGATGTTCACCACCTCTCCGGCCCGTCGCAGCATCGCCCATATCCGCCGATACCCGAATCGCGGATAAGCAAGCGCCAGCTCCTTTATCCGCTCTGAGATCGGGTCAGGTGCTCGCTCTCGCCGCTCGTACCGATAGCTCTTTCGCTCCAACTCCAACAAAGCACACGAAAACCGCTCGCTCACGCCCGCACCGATCATTATCCTCTGCCTCTCGCCGGTCCGACACGCCTACCACTTTTTTTAAGCACCTCTTTGATCGCGTCGATCTCAAGATCGCGCTCAGCCAGCAGACGCTTCAACCGTGCGTTCTCCTGCACCAGCGTTCGGTACTCCCGTACCTCCTCGACATCCATCGACCCAAACCGCTTCTTCCACCCGTAGAACGTCGTCTCGTGCACTCCCTTCTCACGGCAATATTCCTTAACGCCTTTCCCGCTCGCCTCCGCCCCTCGCAAGATCCCCACGATCTGCTCTTCCGTATACTTTTTCCTCATTGCAAGAACCTTCCTCCATTCTATTTGATTCTTGCTTTCCACTTGGGGTAATTTTACGGGAGCAGGTCAGGTCGAGATGTTGATAGTTGATCCCGATGTCGTCGAGAGCGGCAACATACCGCGAAGCAACTTCTGCGCCGCTGAGATCGGTCGATACAAGGCCCAGACTCTTGCAGAAAGAATCACTCTGGCTTGGGGAATGGAAATCGAGTATTCCTGTGAAGCGTTTGATGTCGAAAAGCACATGCGTCGGTCAATGCGAGATTATCGCAGCCTCACCGTAATTGTCGGGTGCGTTGACAATCACTTGGCAAGGCGTGATATTCACGGCGCTATCGACGAGTTCAAAACCTATGGCTCATCAGACGCACCCGGTACCTGGTGGATAGATGCCGGAAACGGCAGAATGTCCGGACAGGTTCTTCTCGGTTCAAATACAAGACGGTTAAAGCCTCAGCAGTATTTTGCGGGGACAAGTATCTGCCGCTCGCTCCCGGCTCCGTCGCTTGTGCATCCTGATCTTCTTGAACCTGAGACAAAGGTAACTTTTGAAACGAACGAAGCTCTTTCCTGTCCGGATCGAATAAGGCTCGGGGAGCAAAGTCTCAACATCAATCAGCGTGTAGCAGTCGAAATCGCTGAAATGCTGTCGGCAATGTTCCTGACAAGGTCGCTTAAGCGATTTGCATCTTACTTCGATCTCGAAAGCGGGACTTCACGCTCGCTTTACTGCACTCCGGCACAGGTTGCGTCCGCGATTCACAGGTAGAAATAACCGTCATGCAGGAACTGCTTACTAAAGAACTGAAAGAGCGATTGCCCGGGTTCAGAGAGCAGGAGAACTCCGAAGATCCGATAGTTTATGCCGTGTACTTCTTCCCATGTAGCGGCTGGACATGGTTTGTTACCAAAGGGCAGCCGGAAGCAAACGATTTTATTTTCTTCGGATTCGTTATCGGTTTTGAATCCGAATGGGGGTATTTCGCGTTGAGCGAACTCGAAGAACTGGATATTCACGGCCTCAGGATCGAACGAGTTGAGGACTTTATCCCGACTCCGTTAAGCGAACTGAAAAAACAAGCGGCGGGCATGTGAGTGTCAATGGAAGCACAAACTTACAACTCAGGTCCCGGTGAACAAGTCTTGGAAACTCCTCCACAATCGCTCGCCAATTCCGTTCTGGCGAATATCTTTGGACAAAACGGCTATAGAAAAACCGACGAGGTGTTTGATCGAGCGGATGAGCAGGAAAGTACACAACCAGCTGATTTGGCCCAAGACATTCTCAAGCGATTCGATTCGAGAAAGGAAAAGGCTGCTGTTGAACTTGGAATCGACGCAAACGAAGTCGAATCTCTGCCGTTCGATCTTTCGATCCTCGAAAGTGAAGGCATATTCATGAATATCGATTGCCGTGGTTTCGGAGCGCTTGTCAGGCAGCTTGAGTGGAAAACGCTCGGCGTTAAGCTGCCCGAAAACGCGGCGGTTCATGTCAGCCCGCCTCGTGCCGGACTGCTGCCGGACGCTTACCGCAACAAGCTTATGCGCGGTGCGGCGCGTGCCCATCAGGCGCTCACAAGATACGGATTCAAGTTTACGCTCTGCGAAACCGTCTGGGGAACAAGCGAATATAAATGGATTCCGTGGACAGCATTCGAGCAGTTCGAGCAGGCATATCACAAAGCCTGCGAGACTCTGAGTAAAGCAAAGGCTGAAGTACTTGAGAATTATGATGAGATCCTTGGCATACTCCAGGACAGTTTCTACACGCTTGCGAGAGATTCGGCCGACCGTTTCGAAGCGACCAGTGACGAGTCCTTCGATAGGGAGGAGTTCGTGAATGCGGTAGCTGCTCAGGCGATTGGGATGGTTCCGACGCGCGAGATGATCCGCGATGGACTTACTATCACGATGAAGCCAAAAGTGATCGTTCTCGGCTCCGAGATGATTGCCGAACAGAACCTAAGAAAAACTCTTTCCCTTGAAACTGCAAAGGTCGATGCTGAGCGTGTTTCGCTCGAACTGGAATTGGATTCGAAACGTCGGGTCGAACAGATAAAGGTGACCCAGGTCGAGGAAGAAACCCGTCAAGAAAGGGAAGTTAAGGAACGCATTCGCAATATGAAGATCGAGGCTGCACGACGCGAGGCTGAAGAAGCGGTGTCGCCGATCAAGGAAGGGCTTTCGCAGCTGACCGCGAAGATCTTCGAGGCCGCCAGCGAGATGTCGGAAAAGCTTAAGGGGGCAAACTTTGTTTCCGGCTCGCTTGCAAAACGGGCAAGGCAGATGTGCGAATGGTATCAATTGATGAATTTCACAGGTGACACATCGCTCGAAGAGGTCTTAGACAAACTCCAAAATGCCGCCGGTCGTGAAGTAAAACAGCGAACGACTCACGAGATGCAATCTGCTCTTAGTGACCTGATCAGGCTGACTTCTGTCCAGTCAAAGAAACTCTTGGATGAGGACAGGCTATCGGCTCTGGAATTGTAAGGAACCAACATAATGGCAAGTTTTGATCTTAGTAACTATATTCCGGTACATACTCGCATCGTTGAGTTTTACACGAAGTATCCCGATGGTCGCATTCTCACGGAACTCGTCCGCCTGAACGAGGACAGCGGATTTGTGTGTATCAAGGCAAGCGTTTTCCGCGAGCGTGATGACGCAGAGCCAAGCGCGACCGGACACGCATTTGAGATTCGCGGGCAGGGGTATGTGAACGCGACTTCGCACATCGAGAACGGAGAGACCAGTGCGGTAGGCCGTGCACTCGCGAACCTTGGCTTTGCGATCGAGAACGGCATCGCTTCCCGCGAAGAGATGCAAAAGGTGCAGCGGATGACCAACGCAAATGGAAATCCGAACGGAAATTCAAACGCCACAAACCATCAGAACGGACGCCAGCAGGTAGTGCAGTCCGTCTCGTAAATCCCAAAAGCAAATGACGCAGCAAGAAACCGATGCGGACAGCATCGGCACATTCCTAAACGAGCTCGATATCAGGATTCGGGCAAGATATCCGCTTATCGCGATCAACACCTATGAGGAAGATCGAGTGAAAGACGCACTTCTTGATCTCGTCTTTCAGGAGAGGCACAAGGAAAAGCCACTTTTCTTCTGGAGCCGTCCTACTGGACTGCAAAGGATCGTCGATCCGAAGGAGGGGCTGCTTCAGCCCCCTACTCCGGTTCTTGACACGGAGGATCCCGAAGGCGTGCTCGGATACATAAGCGAACAGAAAACGGGCATCTTTCTGCTTTGTGACTATGCACCATACATCTCTCCGTTCGGTCAGGAAGATGCTTTGCTGGTCCGGCGGCTTAGGGAGATCGCATGGAAGCTCAAATCAACCAAGGCGACTGTCCTGTTTGCCGGTCCGAACTTTCCAGAGTTAAAAACACTCGAAAAAGAAGTGACTCAGATCGAGCTTGGGCTTCCAAAGGAAACCGAGATCGACGATTCGATAGAACTCCAGCTCGACAATCTTAGGGCGAACGGGCTTGATATCAGTCTTACAAAAGATACGCAGGACGCTTTGCTTCAATCCCTTCTGGGACTTACCGCAGGCGAGATCAGCAATGTGATCGCTAAGGCGGTTATCAGCTGCAACGGTCTCAATCAGGAATCTATCAACGTAATTCTTGAGGAAAAGAAGAATGTAATTCGCGGCAGCGGTTCGTTGACCTATGTTCATCCGGAACCGGCCAGCAATCTTGGTGGTTACAAATCTCTAAGGGCGATACTCGAACGTGCTGCATACACGTTCAGTCCTAGAGCTAAAGCTCGTCATGTAGAACCTTGCAAGGGTATTTTGCTTGTGGGCTTGCCCGGCTGCGGCAAGGACCTCTGTAAACGTGTGGCATCGAGCATTACCAATCGTGCTCTGCTTGACCTGGATTTCGGCTCAATCATGGGCGAAGGCGGCGGTGTTATCGGTTCGTCCGCGATGTCGATCAAACGAGCCCTTTCAATAGCCGGAACGATCAAGGGCATTCTCGGGATCAGTGAGTTTGAAAAAGCTGTGTCAGGCATGAAGTCCTCCAACAAGACCGATGGCGGCGAGACGGCACGAACGATCTCGTATCTTCTCAACTGGATGCAGGACAACAAGGACGTTCTGGTCTTTGCGACCGCAAATGACGTCCGCGAACTCGAATCAGAACAGTTCAGGATCGGCAGGTTCTCATACATCCACTTTGTCGATCTTCCGGGGAGTGAAGACCGAGAGGAGATATTCAAAGTTCATCTGAGAAAACGCCATCTTGATCCTGAGAGGTTCGATATCGACCAGCTTGTCGAAAAAAGCAATGACTTCTCAGGTTCCGAGATAGAGGAAACGGTAAAGGACGGCGTTCTCGAAGCGTTTATCGACGGCGACCGCGAAGCCGAGACTCGCGACATTCTCAAAGCTGCCGAAAAGCTCACCCCGACAGCCCAAATGATGAGCGAGAAGATTGAAGAGATTCGCAAATGGGCGAGAAACAACATAAAAGGCGTTTCCGCAAAACCTGAAGGCTCGCAGCTTACTGGACAACACTCCAATCGCATTTACGAATTCTAATTAAGAGGCTTTATGAGCAAATACATGACATTCGATTCGCAAGCCTTTGAGAGCGCTGATCTTCTGATCGAGGCACTTTCCGATCTTGGTTTTACCGAAGTTGCTCGTGGACAGGGCCTTGTACTTGAAGGCTGGGACAGACGCGATAAGCGTACCGCCGACATCGTTATTCGTCGTTCAGGTGTGAAGGACAAGCGACTTTTGGGCGACATCGGTTTTCAAAAAACTGCATCGGGATATGTCGCGGTCATCGACGACATGGATCTCAATTACAAGCTTGGACGCGATTGGATAACCAAACTCCAAACAAGCTACCACGAGGCCGCAGCACGGAAAATGGCAAAGAAACTCGGCGGCACTCTCACCCGTGAGTTGATCGGCAAAACAGTCAAGATCAGAGTCAAATTCTAGCCAAAAGGAGGCTCTATGCCCGAAATCGAATTCACTATCGACACCGACACCGGAAAGTGTGACACCGAGATCAAAGGTGTTCACGGACCGGCTTGCGAAAAGACTGCACAGCAACTGAAACAGGTTCTGGGAAGCCCATCAAAAGACACAAAAACTAAAGAGTATTACGTTAGGCCGCAGCAAAAGCGGCGAATCGAGGCGAAATGAAGAATGCTGTCACATTTATTGTTGAACCCGATACGGGACGAGTAACGGTCGAAGTCTCAGGGGTTTCAAATGGAACTGTCCGACAACTTGAGACCGTCATTGGAAAGGGAACATCTTTTAACTGCGGACGACCGGTTCATGCGGCATTTACACGGCCATCTCCCAAAGCAGTTGAAGA is a genomic window of Chloracidobacterium sp. containing:
- a CDS encoding ABC transporter substrate-binding protein, with protein sequence MNTRNARRLPRTFFFLFTLIWLSLSCRQEQPKQSLQINDYFGRSVSLSAPAERIIPTYYVEAEILCALGMKSKIVGIGFIHNDSKSPQSYILNKFMPETYLLPQIGRGKDINIERVIGLKPDLIICENQQENIRNLEDLGFTTIALFPRRLADVFAEIRALGHLTGADDRSRKLEGHLRQAVEKVRQRTDGFPDEKLRKLYYVRSDLLTTVNDPGHNEIFRICGGKNVADVDFSPYSVTISLENLLQWNPATIIIRDRSPLTPADILQDSRLSDLDAVKNNQVFKEHSGWIEFRMEAVFGIIEKAKWLHPDIFRDLDASEEFEDFENLIREFNE
- a CDS encoding AAA family ATPase, which encodes MTQQETDADSIGTFLNELDIRIRARYPLIAINTYEEDRVKDALLDLVFQERHKEKPLFFWSRPTGLQRIVDPKEGLLQPPTPVLDTEDPEGVLGYISEQKTGIFLLCDYAPYISPFGQEDALLVRRLREIAWKLKSTKATVLFAGPNFPELKTLEKEVTQIELGLPKETEIDDSIELQLDNLRANGLDISLTKDTQDALLQSLLGLTAGEISNVIAKAVISCNGLNQESINVILEEKKNVIRGSGSLTYVHPEPASNLGGYKSLRAILERAAYTFSPRAKARHVEPCKGILLVGLPGCGKDLCKRVASSITNRALLDLDFGSIMGEGGGVIGSSAMSIKRALSIAGTIKGILGISEFEKAVSGMKSSNKTDGGETARTISYLLNWMQDNKDVLVFATANDVRELESEQFRIGRFSYIHFVDLPGSEDREEIFKVHLRKRHLDPERFDIDQLVEKSNDFSGSEIEETVKDGVLEAFIDGDREAETRDILKAAEKLTPTAQMMSEKIEEIRKWARNNIKGVSAKPEGSQLTGQHSNRIYEF
- a CDS encoding ThiF family adenylyltransferase, which encodes MLIVDPDVVESGNIPRSNFCAAEIGRYKAQTLAERITLAWGMEIEYSCEAFDVEKHMRRSMRDYRSLTVIVGCVDNHLARRDIHGAIDEFKTYGSSDAPGTWWIDAGNGRMSGQVLLGSNTRRLKPQQYFAGTSICRSLPAPSLVHPDLLEPETKVTFETNEALSCPDRIRLGEQSLNINQRVAVEIAEMLSAMFLTRSLKRFASYFDLESGTSRSLYCTPAQVASAIHR
- a CDS encoding ABC transporter ATP-binding protein, encoding MVDLEVRNLRVQLKKKIIIQNLGFQVSSGVLAILGPNGVGKSTLLRTMIGFLNPIDGDVLISQRSVFETPHIERAKTIALVPQEHHPAFSYSVEDLILMGRTPYLRALGFPSKDDRAIAESVMERLQIIDLRYRNYTTLSGGERRLVLLGLALCQQSKIILLDEPTIFLDIRNTYRVLSLIVDIAAKQNALVVITTHDINHVTECADQVLMMFDENQYAFGAVAELVTKANLKRLYNMDFEIVVRQDGRRFVMPQSG
- a CDS encoding DUF1257 domain-containing protein, producing the protein MSKYMTFDSQAFESADLLIEALSDLGFTEVARGQGLVLEGWDRRDKRTADIVIRRSGVKDKRLLGDIGFQKTASGYVAVIDDMDLNYKLGRDWITKLQTSYHEAAARKMAKKLGGTLTRELIGKTVKIRVKF
- a CDS encoding DUF2958 domain-containing protein is translated as MQELLTKELKERLPGFREQENSEDPIVYAVYFFPCSGWTWFVTKGQPEANDFIFFGFVIGFESEWGYFALSELEELDIHGLRIERVEDFIPTPLSELKKQAAGM
- a CDS encoding DUF2997 domain-containing protein, with translation MPEIEFTIDTDTGKCDTEIKGVHGPACEKTAQQLKQVLGSPSKDTKTKEYYVRPQQKRRIEAK